A window of Trichoderma atroviride chromosome 3, complete sequence contains these coding sequences:
- a CDS encoding uncharacterized protein (EggNog:ENOG41) — MIGGTKRDYDGNARAKSAQDLPRGRFHAMFENFRDELDEHYDRRERIIKASRDVTAQSKKIIFTLQRYLAKLQDDQVTSHTICTSPLTHSLMHCRVKQPNKDFPKGIQQDIDTRLGEISKLLSGITADLQSINRYRYGFSMRCLEELVEALSFAHYLRHQTLITLEETQAAVPADIVLTSHDYMYGLFDLFGEMMRFATVTTAQTGELVGDYERNILGDIQELGCAFEMLPQVPTKDFRSKMEVMRQSINKVEKLGYGLVVRGSERPKGWVPDMKDDDHRPVSPV, encoded by the exons atgattGGAGGAACCAAGCGAGACTACGACGGCAATGCGCGCGCTAAGAGTGCGCAAGACTTGCCGCGGGGCAGGTTCCATGCCATGTTTGAGAATTTCCGGGACGAACTGGATGAGCATTACGACCGTAGGGAGCGCATCATCAAGGCGTCGAGAGATGTGACGGCgcagagcaagaagat TATTTTCACATTGCAAAGGTACCTAGCTAAGCTTCAGGATGACCAAGTCACTTCACACACTATTTGTACCAGCCCACTTACTCATTCACTCATGCACTGTAGAGTCAAACAACCGAACAAGGACTTTCCAAAGGGAATACAGCAAGACATTGACACTCGTCTCGGCGAAATCTCAAAGCTGCTCTCAGGCATCACCGCAGACTTGCAGTCCATCAACCGTTACCGCTACGGCTTTTCTATGCGATGTCTGGAGGAGCTTGTCGAGGCACTCTCCTTTGCCCACTACCTAAGGCACCAGACCCTCATCACCCTAGAAGAAACACAAGCAGCAGTCCCCGCAGACATTGTTCTGACGTCACACGACTACATGTACGGCCTATTCGATCTGTTTGGAGAGATGATGCGGTTTGCAACGGTCACAACCGCGCAGACGGGCGAGCTGGTTGGCGACTATGAGAGAAACATCCTGGGCGATATACAGGAGCTTGGCTGTGCATTTGAGATGCTGCCCCAGGTGCCGACAAAGGATTTTCGCTCCAAGATGGAGGTCATGCGGCAGAGCATCAACAAGGTCGAGAAACTGGGCTATGGCCTTGTGGTGAGAGGTAGTGAGAGGCCCAAGGGGTGGGTACCCGACATGAAAGACGATGACCATCGACCTGTCTCTCCTGTGTGA
- a CDS encoding uncharacterized protein (EggNog:ENOG41), which translates to MNPTTRRIIAQSQGPSQLSYVPAICTTFFVNRQYATEHSIEGTYSGQMYVELYEPVHAVPLHMQRNIVLLHGDFFTAQTWLEKPDGSQSWAAYFLTKGYNVYVVDLPGVGRSSFFNANDYQVPGVPRTVRWLTDDFVEQEFTASEQFPLPDGSLAWASARRHNQWPGTGRRGNSMFNLFMDSTTDMVLPKLQHEELGAIAVTDLLKQIGPSFLIGHGTGATIGMLTADANPRLVRGLVSIEPDGPPLRLAGKTYAPLTFSPALQPAPGAHPLKIQVRQGKNNNGCYMLQQKQDNILIYNMRVADGQEKVPQLVRLATVPHAVYTSESSPHSIYDWATTNFLRQAGNMVDWWNLPDHKIYGNGHLMHLEKNSDTIVQNIDVWMARHVNAEDIDREQRINAQREIEKRLRRPSPLMSGPRDEPYELEFVVQPDAVTHQPSPALFPASSTINPAGPAGPAGPVATINPAGPQVLQAPTASGLWSEYSSEWVGNSFDEAISQDMDQATTHHEATLGSLSGEPWQWASFDEMEEQAARPLGDSDPYQASNQAWELYPSSTSSSSAEAGSLDTADTFMEMLMEWNPDLC; encoded by the exons ATGAACCCAACTACAAGACGCATCATCGCTCAGAGCCAGGGCCCTTCACAGCTCTCATACGTACCCGCCATATGTACTACGTTCTTTGTCAACCGCCAATATGCAACTGAACACAGTATCGAAGGCACTTATTCGGGTCAAATGTATGTAGAGCTCTACGAACCCGTTCACGCAGTCCCACTGCACATGCAAAGAAACATTGTACTGCTCCACGGAGATTTCTTTACGGCCCAG ACATGGCTCGAGAAGCCGGATGGAAGCCAAAGTTGGGCAGCATATTTTCTCACAAAAGGATACAACGTCTACGTGGTTGACTTGCCTGGCGTTGGCAGATCGTCGTTTTTCAACGCAAACGACTACCAGGTTCCCGGCGTCCCCAGAACAGTCCGATGGCTGACTGACGACTTTGTCGAGCAAGAGTTTACTGCTTCTGAGCAATTTCCCCTTCCCGACGGCTCGCTTGCATGGGCATCTGCCAGACGGCATAATCAATGGCCAGGA ACTGGTCGCCGAGGAAATTCAATGTTCAATCTGTTCATGGATTCTACCACCGACATGGTCCTTCCAAAGCTCCAGCATGAAGAGCTAGGCGCTATTGCAGTGACGGATTTGCTCAAGCAGATTGGCCCTTCTTTCTTGATCGGGCATGGCACCGGAGCCACCATTGGCATGCTTACCGCCGATGCCAACCCGAGACTGGTTCGAggcctcgtctccatcgAGCCAGACGGCCCCCCCTTGCGCCTGGCCGGGAAGACCT ACGCTCCGCTTACCTTTTCACCTGCGTTGCAACCTGCACCTGGTGCTCACCCCCTGAAGATCCAAGTGCGCCAGGGTAAGAACAACAATGGATGCTATATGCTTCAGCAAAAACAGGACAACATACTCATCTACAACATGCGCGTTGCTGATGGACAAGAAAAAGTCCCGCAACTGGTTCGCCTTGCGACAGTGCCCCATGCAGTGTATACCAGCGAGTCGAGCCCTCACTCTATCTACGACTGGGCCACGACGAACTTCTTACGACAAGCAGGCAACATGGTCGATTGGTGGAATCTGCCAGATCATAAAATTTATGGCAACGGGCACTTGATGCATCTGGAGAAGAACAGCGACACCATTGTTCAAAATATAGATGTGTGGATGGCGAGGCATGTTAATGCTGAGGATATCGATCGAGAGCAGAGGATCAATGCTCAgagagagattgaaaagagaCTCCGACGACCTTCTCCTCTGATGAGTGGGCCTAGAGATGAGCCATATGAGCTGGAATTCGTCGTTCAACCCGATGCCGTCACACATCAaccgtctccagctcttttCCCTGCTTCATCTACAATCAATCCTGCTGGTCCTGCTGGTCCTGCTGGTCCTGTTGCTACAATCAATCCTGCTGGTCCT CAAGTCCTCCAAGCTCCCACGGCGTCGGGCCTTTGGAGCGAATACTCGTCGGAGTGGGTTGGGAATTCTTTCGACGAGGCCATCAGCCAAGACATGGATCAGGCGACAACCCATCATGAAGCAACCCTCGGCAGTCTTTCTGGTGAACCGTGGCAGTGGGCATCATttgacgagatggaggagcaggccgcCCGTCCACTTGGTGACTCCGACCCTTACCAGGCATCCAACCAAGCTTGGGAGCTATATCCCAGCTCTACTAGCTCTAGCAGTGCCGAAGCTGGGTCTCTTGACACGGCAGACACCTTTATGGAGATGTTAATGGAATGGAATCCGGACCTTTGCTAG
- a CDS encoding uncharacterized protein (EggNog:ENOG41), with protein MEKYAATNIAMPALQLPLFSDDDTKWQAVQSRDPGADGFFVYGVRTTKVFCRPTCKARLARRANVRFYATGDEAKHNGFRACKRCKPEVLGLMPEEAAVQKIRAFVRDHQQPGADRGSGETQSLSQMAKKTGLSKWHFHRVFKKCVGVTPVEYLRRLRDGPTGWSPEAESDGGLSWTDQLDLTGLDMDFDFDFGFLNDPLLVVDQSTQSSSTSTTVSQKDCSPFTFDDLLVWPESNTTE; from the coding sequence ATGGAAAAGTACGCGGCCACCAACATCGCCatgccggcgctgcagctgccgctcttcagcgacgacgacaccaAGTGGCAGGCCGTGCAGTCGCGCGACCCCGGCGCCgacggcttcttcgtctACGGCGTGCGCACCACAAAGGTCTTCTGCCGCCCAACGTGCAAGGCCAGGCTGGCGCGCCGGGCCAACGTGCGCTTCTACGCCACCGGCGACGAGGCCAAGCACAACGGCTTCCGGGCCTGCAAGCGCTGCAAGCCCGAGGTGCTGGGCCTGATGCCCGAGGAGGCCGCCGTGCAGAAGATCCGGGCCTTTGTGCGTGACCACCAGCAGCCCGGCGCGGACCGGGGCTCGGGCGAGACGCAGAGCCTGAGtcagatggccaagaagacgggCCTGTCCAAGTGGCACTTCCACCGCGTCTTCAAGAAGTGCGTGGGCGTCACGCCCGTCGAGTACCTCAGGAGACTGCGCGACGGCCCTACTGGCTGGAGCCCCGAGGCTGAGAGCGACGGGGGCTTGAGCTGGACCGACCAGCTGGACCTGACCGGCCTGGACATGGAtttcgactttgactttggctTCCTCAACGACCCTCTTCTTGTCGTCGACCAAAGCACACAGagctcatcgacatcgacaACAGTCTCACAGAAGGACTGCTCGCCCTTCACCTTTGACGATCTCCTGGTCTGGCCCGAGAGCAACACAACCGAGTAA
- a CDS encoding uncharacterized protein (EggNog:ENOG41~TransMembrane:4 (o80-105i181-206o212-230i242-264o)) → MSQPPSESTPLLPAEPAIERPWNSKYLPQADSSSLSSSSSVSSSMDLTDVLRDVIIGFSDGLTVPFALTAGLSSLGSTKLVVMGGLAELFSGMISMGLGAYLAAVTERDHYQSEKERETKQADCCLPQEQRDDIFCILEKYNVSRAAAAPLVDELCKNREQWIRFRMDFSLRLEKPNIHRAWISGVTMGLSYFVGGLIPMIPYFIMDKVADALLVSIAVTVIILLGFGYVKNYVAIRNHRAGLWGAIQTLIIGVLAAGTSYVLVKALDRGDV, encoded by the coding sequence atgtcTCAACCACCATCCGAATCAACTCCCCTCCTACCCGCAGAGCCCGCCATAGAACGCCCATGGAACTCCAAATACCTCCCCCAAGCCGACTCGTCCTCActatcttcctcctcctccgtctcCTCCAGCATGGACCTCACAGACGTCCTCCGCGACGTCATCATCGGCTTCTCAGACGGCCTCACCGTCCCCTTTGCCCTCACAGCCGGCCTCTCCAGCCTCGGCAGCACAAAGCTCGTCGTCATGGGCGGCCTGGCCGAGCTCTTCTCCGGCATGATCAGCATGGGCTTGGGCGCCTACCTCGCCGCCGTCACCGAGCGCGATCACTACCAGTCCGAGAAGGAGCGCGAGACCAAGCAGGCCGACTGCTGCCTCCCGCAAGAGCAGCGAGACGACATCTTTTGCATCCTGGAAAAGTACAACGTCTCTCGCGCCGCCGCGGCCCCCCTGGTGGACGAGCTCTGCAAGAACCGTGAGCAGTGGATCCGCTTCCGCATGGACTTTTCGCTACGGCTCGAAAAGCCAAACATCCACCGCGCGTGGATTTCCGGCGTCACCATGGGCCTCAGCTACTTCGTCGGCGGCTTGATACCCATGATTCCCTACTTCATCATGGACAAGGTCGCTGACGCTCTTCTCGTCTCCATTGCCGTCAccgtcatcatcctgctGGGTTTCGGATACGTCAAGAACTACGTTGCGATTAGGAATCACAGAGCCGGTCTGTGGGGTGCCATTCAGACACTCATCATCGGCGTGCTGGCCGCTGGAACGAGCTACGTCCTTGTAAAAGCGCTGGACAGGGGTGACGTATAA
- a CDS encoding uncharacterized protein (TransMembrane:2 (i103-123o169-187i)), with protein MSHKSQRKERQRQQKMQLQEHQPQQRAQRRQREQREQRQWAERREQKRQLRHECEKRRMLQRSYKNKASQTDIVQPLARPEPQVEHVQEPQVQRLPLLDHVKMWMFFLSLGLCLGYWISWVFTRRAPRASGAMNLAMRVAAAEVGRVVFGHVNEVAMFWASVVSSYGGFWEYVLLLAMLVMLVGHYGEMYIVRQEPAEDDPHGDGDGNVSEDSSQDDFFSLDDFYTVGGALEEETSGSESESDSEDVVARAA; from the exons ATGTCTCACAAGtcgcaaagaaaagaacgtCAGAGGCAACAAAAGATGCAGTTGCAGGAGcatcagccacagcagcgaGCACAACGCAGGCAGCGAGAACAACGAGAACAACGACAATGGGCAGAACGGCGAGAACAAAAACGACAGCTGCGGCATGAATGTGAAAAACGAAGGATGCTCCAGAGAAGTTACAAGAACAAAGCAAGTCAAACTGACATTGTACAACCGCTGGCCCGCCCAGAGCCTCAAGTAGAGCACGTCCAAGAGCCTCAAGTGCAGCGCTTGCCTCTCCTTGACCATGTCAAAATGTGGATGTTCTTTTTATCGCTGGGGCTCTGTCTTGGATACTGGATCTCGTGGGTATTCACACGGAGAGCGCCGAGGGCTTCTGGGGCGATGAATCTGGCCATGAGAGTCGCTGCGGCTGAGGTTGGGCGCGTTGTGTTTGGCCATGTCAACGAAGTGGCCATGTTCTGGGCGAGTGTTGTGAGCTCGTATGGGGGATTCTGGGAATACGTACTCctgctggcgatgcttgTCATGTTGGTTGGGCATTACGGTGAGATGTACATTGTGAGACAAGA GCCAGCTGAAGATGATCCCCacggagatggagacggaaATGTTTCCGAAGACTCGAGCCAGGATGATTTCTTTTCGCTAGATGATTTCTATACCGTCGGGGGTGCCCTTGAGGAGGAAACATCGGGATCGGAATCAGAGTCAGATTCAGAGGATGTTGTTGCCAGGGCCGCGTGA
- a CDS encoding uncharacterized protein (EggNog:ENOG41~TransMembrane:1 (i16-34o)): protein MWLSTPSAESLTRPRIAVALVSAIATASIGYYAYQSRFNSTHVDILPGAGLHRSNAVRRSRRWSRAGHRASSSTSSSDAPGDENVENAENAEDSGVQPAQPVGEGDPIEANNDEWWNDPNNYPPQQRAGHNIVSLLFRVSEDNAKRNGCVHRGCQCNSCGMVPIRGVRYRCANCADFDLCETCESQGVHIKTHIFYKIRIPAPPFGPRQMQPVWYTGDPDSCRRNLPRNLIAKLSRETGFERPELEAFWEQWTFMANTEWRDDPNDLGIAMDRKTFERCLVPTGGSRHASPNLIHDRMFAFYDDNKDDLIGFAEFLRGLSYRKRKDKLKKVFDGYDLDNDGYVDRRDFLRMFRAYYVLYKQMHKDILDGLEDQLLASSEAQQLVASRQPLSSLFGREGRVPTADGPLAFDGKRVFPDGHVEIEVGMEDAVVSDASDTAARDEILTDLYAYDTDPYSRRRMPPTDDVDTNWRTVRTLTTNDVDRSYFLSLMNPPASLDELPAAIVGNNEADDNATDETSEDGETDDKDGDEDHDRDHPEYSGSQWHDSFSSIFRTGRFPTESEIRASYVAHYRQHGPRMNRRRQDLARRQLHERWKRRHFYLDEEEGGEAPSQWEEEEDILGTSGIMGESSKGASPHRASTHSRSSSKADFADDMNDLETRSNSSTSFTSQPERWAGLGIPVAEKDAGKEILYQVTQQAFNELLDIIFKHAEDLAVQAAATKAQRLKYKDAIDSVSMADEKADDGNGQQEEVPVYTEASPRSKTLEELLEESGYMLDQQDSRNAVEISIVEEILRDEQAGGRLSDQGESESESESEPEIDGEDEYRDLTWPQFRPNSHASVSPSSQPPASSKRKARVLSKDEPQADTHRLATKKSSCEPSLKTLRRWKKLNVAEQQAAERGGWGRLNFAEFEDIYKNQEHQGNRLDYLGSWIDFCIP, encoded by the coding sequence ATGTGGCTTTCGACTCCATCGGCCGAGTCTCTCACTCGGCCGCGAATCGCCGTCGCTCTCGTTTCAGCCATTGCCACAGCATCGATTGGATACTACGCCTACCAGAGCCGCTTCAACTCCACGCACGTCGACATTCTGCCCGGCGCCGGCCTTCACAGGAGCAACGCCGTCCGTCGAAGCAGACGATGGTCGCGCGCCGGACACAGAGCTAGCTCGAGCACCTCTTCTTCGGACGCACCGGGCGACGAGAATGTGGAAAATGCCGAGAACGCTGAGGATAGCGGTGTCCAGCCCGCCCAGCCGGTGGGCGAAGGCGACCCGATAGAGGCAAACAACGACGAATGGTGGAACGATCCGAACAATTATCCTCCCCAGCAACGAGCTGGCCACAATATTGTTTCCCTCCTGTTTCGCGTCTCGGAAGATAATGCAAAGCGCAATGGCTGCGTTCATAGAGGATGCCAATGTAACTCATGCGGCATGGTTCCTATCCGTGGTGTTCGCTACCGATGTGCCAACTGTGCCGACTTTGATCTGTGCGAGACATGTGAATCTCAAGGAGTTCATATCAAGACGCACATCTTCTACAAAATTCGCATACCGGCACCCCCATTCGGCCCGCGGCAGATGCAGCCGGTCTGGTATACTGGAGACCCTGATAGCTGTCGACGCAACCTGCCTCGAAACCTGATTGCCAAGCTTTCGAGGGAAACTGGGTTTGAAAGGCCGGAACTGGAAGCTTTCTGGGAACAATGGACATTCATGGCAAATACCGAATGGAGAGACGACCCCAACGACCTCGGCATTGCCATGGACCGCAAGACGTTTGAGCGATGCCTCGTACCGACAGGCGGCTCACGACATGCTTCGCCAAACTTGATTCACGACCGGATGTTTGCCTTTTATGACGACAACAAAGATGACCTGATTGGATTTGCCGAGTTCCTACGGGGCTTATCCTACCGCAAGCGAAAAGATAAACTCAAGAAAGTCTTTGACGGTTACGATCTCGACAACGATGGTTACGTCGATAGGCGTGATTTCCTACGCATGTTCCGAGCCTATTATGTCCTTTATAAGCAGATGCACAAAGATATCCtggatggccttgaagacCAATTGCTCGCCAGCTCCGAAGCTCAACAGCTCGTTGCTAGTCGCCAGCCGCTTAGTAGCCTTTTTGGACGAGAGGGCAGAGTTCCGACTGCGGATGGACCCTTGGCATTTGACGGCAAGAGAGTCTTCCCTGATGGACATGTTGAGATAGAAGTGGGAATGGAAGATGCTGTTGTGAGCGACGCGAGCGACACGGCTGCTCGAGATGAGATTCTGACCGACCTCTATGCCTATGACACCGACCCGTACTCGAGGCGTAGGATGCCCCCTACAGATGACGTTGACACCAACTGGCGCACTGTCCGCACCCTGACGACGAATGATGTTGACCGATCAtattttttgtctttgatgaaCCCACCTGCTTCTCTGGATGAGCTGCCTGCCGCCATCGTGGGCAACAACGAGGCCGACGATAATGCAACAGACGAAACATCTGAGGATGGAGAAACGGATGACAAGGATGGAGACGAAGATCACGACCGTGACCACCCCGAGTACTCCGGATCACAGTGGCACGACTCTTTCTCTAGCATTTTCCGAACTGGTAGATTCCCGACGGAGAGCGAAATCAGGGCAAGTTACGTCGCCCATTATCGCCAACATGGCCCCAGAATGAATCGAAGACGCCAAGATCTGGCCCGACGACAGCTTCACGAAaggtggaagagaaggcaTTTCTAcctggatgaagaagaaggcggagagGCGCCCTCGCAatgggaagaggaagaagacatcCTTGGGACATCTGGCATCATGGGCGAAAGCTCCAAGGGCGCCAGCCCGCACCGCGCGTCAACACACTCCCGATCCAGTTCCAAGGCCGACTTTGCTGATGACATGAATGATTTGGAGACTCGGTCCAATAGCTCGACGTCATTCACAAGCCAGCCCGAACGTTGGGCGGGGCTGGGAATTCCTGTTGCTGAGAAAGATGCTGGCAAAGAGATTCTTTATCAAGTCACACAGCAAGCATTCAACGAACTTTTAGATATCATCTTCAAGCATGCCGAAGATCTTGCGGTTCAGGCAGCCGCAACCAAGGCACAGCGACTAAAGTACAAGGACGCAATCGACTCTGTCAGCATGGCAGATGAAAAGGCAGATGACGGTAATGgtcagcaagaagaagtccCGGTTTACACAGAAGCGTCTCCTCGAAGCAAGACTCTTGAGGAACTCTTGGAGGAATCCGGATACATGCTTGACCAGCAAGATTCGCGGAATGCGGTGGAGATTAGCATTGTGGAAGAGATTTTGCGAGATGAACAGGCCGGTGGGCGCTTGTCGGATCAGGGGGAAAGTGAATCCGAATCCGAATCAGAGCCCGAAATTGACGGCGAAGACGAATATCGTGATCTTACTTGGCCACAGTTTCGTCCTAACAGTCATGCCTCTGTGTCTCCAAGCAGTCAGCCACCAGCCTCGTCCAAACGCAAGGCCAGGGTACTCTCTAAAGATGAGCCCCAGGCAGATACACATCGATTGGCGACTAAAAAGTCATCCTGTGAACCGTCGCTTAAAACTCTacggagatggaagaagttGAATGTGGCTGAGCAACAGGCAGCCGAGCGGGGAGGCTGGGGCAGGCTCAACTTTGCAGAGTTTGAGGATATTTACAAGAATCAAGAGCACCAGGGCAACAGACTGGACTACCTTGGCAGCTGGATAGACTTTTGCATTCCCTAG